TGCAAACCAGTGAAAATTCTTTaatgaataaaacaaagaGAAAATGGAAAGGTGAAAGGATAGAAAACAAGTAAGTGAAGTCTTTACTTGTTTTGAACCATCTAGGaaatttaaataaagcaaacaaaattttttctagGAACTTACTTCTTCAATTCCAGCTAAGACGTCATCAACAACGTCACCGTTGCTTTTAATTCCCAATCTCTGCAAACGAGCAGCTCGGGCAGAACTAATGTGTGGactgaaaaacattttcaacaaattttgtaaattccaTGAATCGTTTCGTTACTCGCGttaacaaaatgacaaaacaaactaTAGTGGTTTAGTAAATTATAACTAATATGGTTTTTGTTTAGTTCTGTTAAACTGATGAGAAAACCCAAATTATACAGCTATACTGTATTTATATCAATATAATAACTCATAAAATTTGTCTAAGACAAGTAACAAATGCAGAGGAAGTGGCCGCAGCACCACAAACAAATGAACGTAGGTGGTGATCCCGACCAACAAAAACTTACTTAGCCTCTGCCTCCAGACTTCCAGTGGCTCTTCTTGTGGAGCGAAGTGTACTAGGATCTCGGACATCTTGCTCTTCATCTTCTTCGTATCGTTTCTGATACCTCATCATCGAACTCATTACTTCATCATCGATCCCGCCATCTTGCCACTTGCGCTTCGAGATCGCTTCTGAGCTGAAATAAGCATTCCGGGAACTTACTTTAGTTGTCCTAAGCACACTTGCGCGAAACCACTTACGTGCATATCAAGGAGCAAAGATTATCCCAGAAATAAAATTCCTGTCTCTCTCTATTACGTTGTGgatattgtaaaaatgttttgtccaCTAATAAACGTTGGAGAGGGGCAGGCATGGTTTTCCAAGGAATAGCGTCCAATATAACTGCGACAACCGCCTCTTTGGGGTCATTTTCCATGCGCTCCCTAATAACCTGATAAAATGGTGTTGTGTAAGGTGCAGTAGCCAAATTAAAGCTTTCTGGtgaaacagaaaacttttgtCTGCTACAATGCAAGTTTGATGCAGCTTTGTCAACTTTAATAAGAGCATTGATTTACTAGCATTGATAACGCAATCAACATAACAGATGGAGTTAGTAATGATGGAGCACCAAAGCTTTATCTAACTTACCTCTAAAATGTACAGGCACGATTTTTCTTCAAGAAATTCGTGTGTGATAACCAAGGTAATTTTTCTGTTCGAGTCTATGCATTTGTGCAAAGTGTCAACCTGGAAAAAGAGAAAGATTTTGCGTAAATATTGTAACCTATTTTTGAGCTAACTATTGCACTTTTCACTGAAATCATAATAAAAATGCTTAACACCACGTTGGTcaattttcaacatttatttCGGATAAATCTTTGCGTGTTAGTGCTAACCGGTTGTGTCTATATAATATGAGTAGGTTACCTAATAATGAGTAGGTGCTATAAACTATTCTAACTGTAAGCCAACAGCAACCAGCTCTGATTTCCATTAAAGTCATATTGCTAATTGCATAACACAATACTATTTAGCAATAATTCGATTTTTAATGAAGACGCTGACACTCCTTGCAGTCTTTCGACATTACAGTAAGTAGGCTACATTTCTACTGTATTAGCAATAACAAgcatttaaatttcttttctatttaAACTATTTCATTTAACCTAAGATCAAATTGTAAAACAGTCTCACTCGGATAGTTTGCCCAATTGTGAAAACTTCGACATTAAGCGGCCGCCCCGGTTGCGTGGGGTCCATTGACTCTTGGTCACTTTCAAGACTCTCGTTCCTCTTAATGCGATTGAGTTTAGGTATCAACGTGTTGAGAATCCATTTATGATTGGAATCGTGGCAGAGAATGGCAACATCGTTTAGTACTCTGTTCTAAAGTGAaatgaaagataaaaaaatgaattttatgGAAACCGTATTTTCTGTTGCTAAATATCGTAACGCGAAAGAGTTTTTTCCgccaaattaaattttttgctaagttttaggttgaaaattcttttcaaattCTTCTCTTACTTGGATGACGATGTCGCTGTCAACCTCGTACTTGGTGtaatgtgacgtcactttCTTCACATCGTCCTTACTTCTGCAGGAACAGCAGCAGTGACAGGTGCACGATCCTGCCTTGTATTTGTTAACCGCAATCACTATCACGATCATGAGAATTATGGCTATCAAGCTGACCGGCGCTGCTATTGCCCACAAGGGAAATTTTGACGCTTCATCTTCGCACACGAGGGCATCCAAATTGAGTGACATTAGGGGTTCGTCCTTCAAACTTGAGGGCGACGAACAGGTATAGAAAACTGCATCAATCACAAATTGTCTAAAGCTATTGCTTATAAATTAGCACTATAGTTAAGCATTAATTTGAGAAGAAAATTAACGGTCAACGTTTTGAGTGTAACATTAGAATGGTGAGTATTCACTTACTGGACTCCTccgtcaaatgtttaattctgACATCAGTGCTGTGACCgagaaagtaaacaaattcttttaAGTTGCAGTCACAGCGATATTGATTGAAGGAAAAATCAGCAACAGCAAGTGAAGTTAACTTAGCTGGCGAAGCATCAGTGACCGTTTCAATCACGTTCTCTTGAACGTAGAGTTCTGTAAAAATAAGAGCTAAATATGAATACTACAGAGTAATAAAGCGCTTCATATATATTGGAAGTAggttgtttcaataaaaaaactaaCTATTTTATATGCACAAAAGGTTAGAAATGCTACAAAACTGTAACTTCAAAACCAAGGCTACGTTAGAAagtataaattttgattttccaAACGAACCCGATAATTCTGGTAGCTCAGGAAAGCTAAACGACCGTATGTAGTTTGTGCTAATGTCCAGGACGCGCAAGGATTGGGCATAGATAAAGGCTTCAGCATTGAAAGAATTTATTGCGCAGCTACTTAAGTTTAGAACCTGAAAAATAGTCGCTAGAAGTTCAAGGCAAAATCAAACGTCTTTTTGTTTTACTGGCTTGGCTTCTAAGTGTTTAAAAGTATAGTTTCGCCAGTTTTATGAAGGCGAATGGGTGACGGAATTATATCCGTCATGCAAACGGCACAAAATGTCTACCTGGATGTTCATGTCAATAAAGTCGTCAAGGCACACGGATTGTATTTGATTTCCGTTCAGTTTCAGCTCTTTTAAATCGCTTAAATGAGTCAAATCATTTCCGATATTAGATTCTACAgaaaaatcaacacaaaagcgtTTTGCTTCAACTATTGTGAAAAGGAGACGTTTGCAAGCAAAATTCACCGAAATCTTCAATAGCGGATTATAGTTTTGCGTTTCCAATAGTTGACCTACCTTCACCAAACGTGTAATAATTTTGAATATCCAATTCTTCGGCGCAAGGCGTGCGCTTTATCTTTGCTATTCTGTATAGAGAATCTTTGTATTCATTTCAGCAGTAATATATGTTAACCTGGTTGAAAAGCAAACGCAAATCGCTATACTGACTTGTTGCTGGAAAGGTCTAAAACCACCAGTGTTTCAGGCAAGCGTGTAGGTATTTTAGTCAAGGCATTTCCTGATAAATGAAGCTCGTATAGTACTGTAAGGCCGTCGAAAACATTCCGTCCAATTACAGATAAATCTCTCTGAAAACACGATCAACCATAGCAAGGCTAATATATTCAGGTAATTATCGTATGTTTATATATTACAATAGTATTCAATTTGCTTACGCTCTGAATACATCCATTTATGATAAGTTTATTGAGCTTTGCTAAACGTGAAAAAGATTCAGTCAAGGATTTGATCCTCAGGCATGAAAGATCGAGGGTTTCAACGGATGACGGAATCGACGAGACGGATATGTCAGTAAATAAATTGTAGGCAAGAGAAAGGACGGAAACTTTCGTCATATAAATTTCTGCAGATTAAAGAAAAGATTAACGTTGACAGATATGCCAATGCGAAAACAGGATGaaccaaaagaaaattaataaCTTGAATATAATGCCCAGTTACTGTAGAATAAATGTTGATATCGAAACTTAACATAGTACCTCTGGTGTCATATAGGGAAGGGAATGTCTTCATCAGGgtatttgaaatgtttaagaCTTTCAGGGAACGCGCCCCTTCCCCGAATATATCCATCGTTATGTTTTCGATCTTGTTATTTGAGAGATCTAACCATTCCAAACGATCCTGGTCGTTGAAAGCGTCCTTTTCCAGATACTGTGATTGACCAGGATTTTTAACACTGTACTGTACTAAAGAAACAATAGCCTATGCCGGCGCACAATAGTATTGTAAAATCATGTGCATGCAGTATGTAAAGGAGACAACAGTATAGCTTCATACCTTTATTTTATTGTGAGATAGATCTAGAACTTTGATAGAACGTAAATCCTGCATATCAGCTGTTGATACCATTTCGATTCGATTGTAAGAAAGGTAAACATAACTTGCGTCCAACGGGAGATgttccggaattttccggaacGCTCTTCCTATGCAGTCGATCGTCTTTTCTCCTGAAAATACGAATATAGGAGTATAAGAATATCGGCAAGTCGCGGGGAAGTAAAACGCTGTTGTGGCCTGTGACACAATTTTTTACAATCATTATTGAGtatacgaaaaatatacaaGGTGAAGCATAGGAACCAAAATCAACCGCCGCCGGCTTAATAACATATACGATAGATATCAAGCGGCTCTCGTAACTATACGCAACATAAGTTCATGCAGTAACTATACAATTTAACAAATGTTACCGTTAGTTTTGACTTGACAAGCACATTCTTTAGGGCACACACTTGACGAACGACTTCGTTTTTGTCgtgaaacatttttaaagcTCAAGGCCGAtgtgataaaaaataacagcaaGAAGAGACATCGAAAAAATTTAGAGCTTGTCATTTTATGAATCTTGACGTTAGCAGCATATACGTCACATATTTAGCAATTAAAACCAAGTGTCATTGGCTGCCTATGGGGTTTACAAGCTCAAGGAAAACTCTATATTTATAAACAGAACAAATAGTTTTCTGGTAAAGGACTAAGAATAGAACAACACTGCAATATTAAGTTATTCGCAAGGAAAGCATCCAAAAAGAGCCAGGAGCAAAGACGTTTATTCAGACAGAACTTTCTTGACTAAtagattaatttaaattatccAAGGCTTCATAATCACAATGCATATACGTCCTACTTTTCCCGTTTggcttcatttgaaattgctaTATTTTAATCTTATCCAACTCTTGATGCTTTCAATATAACTGCCTAGAACGGTATTCAGTAACTGAGTAACTATACAGTAACTaattgaatacaacagctgtaTCACCAACTTTCGATTTGAGTTAGAAATATCACTTTCACGTTTCTTAAACAAGGCTACAtatttgacgtcataaaatttatataaatttgtaCAGAATTCGTTACAGCCAACCACATACACAGAGATGACTTGTCGGGCAACCTTGTGAACGATCATCGTGATACATTGAGCTCGCCTCGAGCAAAACAACGTACGTCGCCGTACTGATTAAGTAGTATTTTCTATACGATTCACTGCCCAATAGGTAAACATTAAAACGAGTTTCTAAAACGTTTAGTATGTAGCCTTACATAATTATTACAGAATTTAATTGTTACTCAAAGGCGCAAAGCAAACATAGTGCCTGCGACAATTACTCGGTCATGTAGGCTGAATTATTCAATTTAATTCATTATAAAGTTGGTAAAAATAATTCTCCTGGCGaagcaaaatgaaacattgATGTTTGATACTGACGCAACTTACGGTTAATATTCAGCTTAGTAATCatcataatataataataatagcatCATAATATGCGGATTTTCCTTTATCTATTCTATGATGTAGAGTCGTAGACACTGATGTTAAGGCATTGTATGGTTATAAATGTGTAAGCCATGACGTACAGTATCTTCGGTACATTGAAAATCCTATGCCAAATATGAGGATTATAAGTGGCGGTCATAAACATTAACGATATTCATTTTACGACCAAATTTCTGCCAACCACGTGGGATGCACGTTTCAAGGCTTCTGTGTATTTCCGAAAACACTTTTACTTTCAAAACTCCTTCCACAAGAGATTTGTTAATATTGAATACTACAAAAATTTACCGATAAAAATACGTTTGATAATTAAGTGAGTAggaataaattaaacattggaattataaataatataatagaAAGGTTGGGGCATATCATCGGTCTAAGTTCCTTCGAAAATATATTGTTTACACCCTCCGCTACTTTACCTGTGGTATGTGGTGTTTTAGAATTGTTTTTGCACCACAACTCCTAAATTTTAAGTCGAGTACAGAGTAAAACCAGTAAAGCTTGAACCAAAAACATGTTATTCTATGAAAATGAGCATTTACAGTTATGTTGTTGTATAGTAGCTAGTACATTTTATAATCACTTGGGAAAATCTTGCATACTTCAACACAAATGTTATACGTAATATAAATCGTGATATTGCTTTGGATTATGGCTCATTACGCTCACATATTGATCGTATAAGAGTCGGTGTAGATAGgaacaaaaatgttcaaggGAGTCATAAAATGTTCATTTCTTACAAGATCTAGATGGAAAAAACAAATGTTGCTAACACGCGATTAGGAAGCAAAAAGTTTCGACGTGCcagctttttgtaatgttttctGAGGGCTTAAAATTTCCGAGAGATCATATCGGCAAGC
Above is a window of Clavelina lepadiformis chromosome 8, kaClaLepa1.1, whole genome shotgun sequence DNA encoding:
- the LOC143469360 gene encoding uncharacterized protein LOC143469360, which translates into the protein MTSSKFFRCLFLLLFFITSALSFKNVSRQKRSRSSSVCPKECACQVKTNGEKTIDCIGRAFRKIPEHLPLDASYVYLSYNRIEMVSTADMQDLRSIKVLDLSHNKIKYLEKDAFNDQDRLEWLDLSNNKIENITMDIFGEGARSLKVLNISNTLMKTFPSLYDTREIYMTKVSVLSLAYNLFTDISVSSIPSSVETLDLSCLRIKSLTESFSRLAKLNKLIINGCIQSRDLSVIGRNVFDGLTVLYELHLSGNALTKIPTRLPETLVVLDLSSNKIAKIKRTPCAEELDIQNYYTFGEESNIGNDLTHLSDLKELKLNGNQIQSVCLDDFIDMNIQVLNLSSCAINSFNAEAFIYAQSLRVLDISTNYIRSFSFPELPELSELYVQENVIETVTDASPAKLTSLAVADFSFNQYRCDCNLKEFVYFLGHSTDVRIKHLTEESIFYTCSSPSSLKDEPLMSLNLDALVCEDEASKFPLWAIAAPVSLIAIILMIVIVIAVNKYKAGSCTCHCCCSCRSKDDVKKVTSHYTKYEVDSDIVIQNRVLNDVAILCHDSNHKWILNTLIPKLNRIKRNESLESDQESMDPTQPGRPLNVEVFTIGQTIRVDTLHKCIDSNRKITLVITHEFLEEKSCLYILEVIRERMENDPKEAVVAVILDAIPWKTMPAPLQRLLVDKTFLQYPQRNRERQEFYFWDNLCSLICTSEAISKRKWQDGGIDDEVMSSMMRYQKRYEEDEEQDVRDPSTLRSTRRATGSLEAEANPHISSARAARLQRLGIKSNGDVVDDVLAGIEEARNLAKRNKANFDALAVISHPKTEGPFISKPSAFDQPDSVSVAPVTPISLPKRNHQTDERLQQDIDDLYSTRRDQYRFGVQTNGRVHSLLPPNCDDMDSIYSEENERLASGYDVRPPERARSLPMIPQKHHCSRRNHQQHDDHDDVIANLHGTVPEALSIKDEEGSVPESGAGVDPQKEDTTKDSKKNKRKQSRLQRLKSFF